The following are from one region of the Candidatus Hydrogenedentota bacterium genome:
- the argH gene encoding argininosuccinate lyase translates to MAKLWGGRFQDRADALVEALGESVSFDARLAPWDIRGSIAHARMLGECKIISKSDARKIIAGLDEIAKEVAAGTFVFDASLEDVHTNIETALVRRIGDAGKRLHTARSRNDQIALDVRLWMRDQIDAVRELVRGLQRAFLDMGEAHLEIILPGCTHLQHAQPVLLAHHLLAYVEMLERDQERFGQLYKRVNVLPLGSAALAGTSYPIDRKMVARELGFARISGNSMDAVADRDHLIEFCANAAICMMHLSRWCEELTLWSTPEYGFIEIGDAFTTGSSIMPQKKNPDVAELVRGKTGRVYGDLMALLTVIKGLPLTYNRDLQEDKEPLFDACDTLRVCLSVLARMTPSIIVQGDRMRAAAQEGFMEATDVADYLAEKGVPFREAHEIVGRIVRYSIDHDKRLPELSLKEYQGFSPEFQGDILSRLTLNSMVSRRCHAGGTAPARVRAALRKARRVIDAGNG, encoded by the coding sequence ATGGCGAAGCTTTGGGGAGGCCGTTTTCAGGACCGGGCGGATGCGCTGGTCGAGGCGCTTGGCGAATCCGTGTCGTTTGACGCCCGTCTCGCCCCGTGGGACATCCGCGGAAGTATTGCCCACGCCCGTATGCTCGGCGAATGCAAGATCATCTCGAAGAGCGATGCCCGCAAAATCATTGCCGGTCTTGACGAGATCGCCAAGGAGGTCGCTGCGGGAACGTTTGTGTTCGATGCTTCGCTGGAGGATGTGCATACCAATATCGAGACCGCTCTGGTCCGGCGCATTGGAGACGCGGGCAAGCGGCTTCATACCGCGCGCAGCCGCAACGACCAGATTGCACTCGATGTCCGTCTCTGGATGCGCGACCAGATCGACGCCGTGCGGGAACTGGTGCGCGGGCTGCAGCGCGCGTTTTTGGACATGGGCGAGGCGCACCTCGAGATCATTCTGCCGGGATGCACGCATCTGCAGCATGCCCAGCCTGTGTTGCTGGCCCACCATCTTCTGGCCTACGTGGAAATGCTCGAACGGGACCAGGAGCGCTTCGGCCAGTTGTACAAGCGGGTCAACGTGCTGCCTCTGGGGTCGGCCGCCCTCGCGGGGACGTCCTACCCCATCGACCGCAAGATGGTGGCCCGCGAATTGGGGTTTGCGCGCATCTCGGGAAACAGCATGGATGCGGTGGCGGACCGCGACCATCTTATCGAGTTCTGCGCGAACGCCGCCATTTGCATGATGCACCTCTCGAGATGGTGTGAAGAGCTGACCCTCTGGTCCACTCCCGAGTATGGATTCATCGAGATCGGCGACGCGTTCACCACCGGCTCGAGCATCATGCCTCAAAAGAAGAATCCCGATGTCGCTGAGCTGGTGCGCGGCAAGACCGGCCGCGTCTATGGCGATCTGATGGCTCTCCTGACCGTCATTAAAGGCCTTCCCCTCACCTATAACCGCGACCTGCAAGAGGACAAAGAGCCGCTGTTCGATGCGTGCGACACCTTGCGGGTGTGCTTGTCCGTCCTGGCTCGCATGACGCCGTCCATAATCGTCCAGGGCGACCGTATGCGAGCGGCAGCCCAGGAAGGGTTCATGGAGGCGACAGATGTTGCCGACTACTTGGCCGAAAAAGGTGTTCCGTTCCGCGAGGCCCATGAAATTGTGGGGCGTATCGTGCGGTATTCCATTGACCACGACAAAAGGCTGCCGGAACTGTCTCTCAAGGAATATCAAGGTTTCTCTCCGGAGTTCCAGGGTGATATTCTGTCAAGGCTTACGCTGAACAGCATGGTGAGCCGCCGCTGTCACGCAGGGGGTACCGCGCCCGCGCGGGTTAGGGCGGCTTTACGTAAGGCGCGGCGTGTAATAGATGCTGGTAACGGGTAA
- a CDS encoding beta-propeller domain-containing protein, with protein sequence MRRYFSIPCALVVLAVAVGCPFVLPEDTGYQFTSADLRQSNYGWWRWDEAPDAVADGEGQEGGDVSREVTEPDVFRRDANILYVLNQYRGLTLVDLDTEEVLAQLPTYGYPRDLYVRDGRAYVLVGQATNYETDGNTINYTVQGRLFIADVSAPASAKLLSSIALEGDFVDSRLVGDVLYAVCAEFDWYWDGVVAVKDQSSASWVTSVNVADADNIYQADQVSFGGTGNVIQATPTAIFVASSAQWTSEPTTITYVDISDPEGTMEVRGSVDVRGYVADRYKLDAWEGTLRVVTGAWEDQRRVFLTTINLADPDNLTVLAELELERASGESVFATRFDGPKAYIVTFLVKDPLFVVDLSDPAAPTLVGELEVPGWSTHIEPRGDRLIALGVDDTEGQRVCVSLFDVADPGGPALIDRVSFGEAWSWSSAYSDVKAFSVFDDLLIVPFSGWNDSGGYERLQFVSWSPEDLSVRGHVDLTGAAVRSFDYEGNYYGITMEQLVTIDGSNLDAPSVTNRLVLAEYVADFLEVTPEVGAEVIAHYDTGKTVVRPTELTKASGAEVEVEIGELVDTVVYGNLVVLVGASWVESPYYTVAIVDCSNPAQPLVLDTLQVPVQPLYWWYWPVYPYGPVPEVDRDASTADAIIGRPFYPSYHSDAVFLLGDRLVLRCRADSYDTVLGPDTADQGLAMVDLADRVFAGTAGLAFDNIVSLNAAGAKMYLTTCEPVEVEPVKEPDNPQCAYFVTSIDLAGTPSAGPSANVPGIFVQYEPGNGVLALSDDQWLEGGEFQSYLRTVHWDGAEEVESLDEIQLSEGTSQMLGRGSKVYLETYAEGLKLYAVSVSPDGALALGNPVLVTKDWGSLLDAWGSSAYVVLGGNAIALYDFSSGEGLLEEIVPVMSTPSKLRFGTSAAYASTGYSGVVKLPL encoded by the coding sequence ATGCGCCGATACTTCTCAATCCCTTGTGCTCTTGTGGTGTTAGCGGTAGCCGTGGGCTGTCCGTTCGTGCTGCCGGAAGACACCGGTTACCAGTTCACCAGCGCCGATCTGCGCCAAAGCAACTACGGATGGTGGAGGTGGGATGAGGCGCCAGACGCCGTAGCCGACGGGGAAGGACAAGAAGGTGGAGATGTCTCGCGCGAAGTGACCGAGCCCGACGTCTTCCGACGAGATGCCAACATTCTTTACGTATTGAATCAATACCGGGGGCTGACCCTGGTCGACTTGGACACCGAAGAAGTCCTGGCCCAGCTTCCAACTTACGGGTATCCAAGGGACTTGTACGTGCGCGACGGCCGCGCCTATGTCCTCGTCGGCCAGGCAACAAACTACGAAACGGACGGCAACACGATAAACTATACCGTTCAGGGCCGGCTGTTCATCGCCGATGTTTCGGCGCCTGCATCCGCGAAACTCCTTTCCTCCATTGCCCTGGAAGGCGATTTTGTCGACAGCCGGCTGGTCGGCGACGTCCTCTACGCGGTCTGCGCCGAGTTCGACTGGTATTGGGACGGCGTGGTCGCCGTGAAAGACCAATCCAGCGCTTCGTGGGTGACCAGCGTTAACGTGGCAGACGCGGACAATATCTATCAGGCGGACCAGGTCTCGTTTGGCGGAACGGGCAACGTGATCCAGGCTACGCCGACAGCCATTTTCGTGGCGTCTTCGGCCCAGTGGACCTCGGAGCCGACCACGATCACCTACGTGGATATCAGCGACCCAGAAGGCACGATGGAGGTACGCGGCTCGGTGGATGTGCGCGGATACGTGGCGGACCGCTACAAGCTGGACGCGTGGGAAGGGACGTTGCGCGTCGTGACAGGCGCCTGGGAAGACCAGCGGCGCGTCTTTCTCACGACCATCAATCTCGCGGACCCCGACAATCTCACGGTGCTTGCGGAACTTGAGCTGGAACGCGCGTCAGGCGAATCGGTGTTCGCTACCCGGTTTGACGGGCCCAAAGCCTATATCGTGACTTTTCTAGTCAAGGATCCGCTGTTCGTGGTTGATCTGTCGGATCCCGCCGCGCCCACTCTCGTGGGTGAACTGGAGGTGCCCGGATGGTCCACGCATATTGAACCGCGCGGCGACCGGCTCATCGCGCTGGGCGTGGACGATACCGAAGGCCAGCGCGTGTGCGTGAGTCTGTTTGACGTGGCGGACCCCGGCGGCCCGGCGCTCATTGACCGTGTTTCGTTCGGAGAGGCGTGGAGTTGGTCCAGCGCTTACAGCGATGTCAAGGCTTTCTCGGTGTTTGATGACCTTCTGATAGTCCCCTTCAGCGGCTGGAACGATTCGGGCGGGTATGAACGGCTTCAGTTCGTGTCGTGGTCGCCCGAAGACTTATCCGTGCGCGGCCACGTCGACCTCACGGGCGCCGCGGTTCGTTCCTTCGACTACGAAGGCAACTATTACGGCATAACGATGGAACAGCTGGTGACGATTGACGGGAGCAACCTGGACGCGCCGTCCGTCACAAACCGGCTCGTGCTTGCCGAATATGTCGCCGATTTTCTTGAGGTAACGCCGGAAGTGGGCGCCGAAGTGATTGCCCACTACGACACGGGGAAGACGGTCGTTCGACCCACCGAACTGACGAAAGCATCCGGCGCTGAAGTCGAAGTCGAGATTGGCGAACTGGTGGACACGGTGGTCTACGGGAACTTGGTTGTTCTCGTGGGGGCCAGCTGGGTCGAGTCGCCCTACTACACGGTGGCCATCGTCGACTGCTCGAACCCGGCGCAGCCTCTGGTACTTGACACCCTCCAGGTACCGGTCCAGCCGCTTTACTGGTGGTATTGGCCGGTGTATCCCTATGGCCCGGTCCCGGAAGTCGACCGCGACGCCTCGACGGCCGATGCCATTATTGGACGGCCGTTCTACCCCTCATATCACTCGGATGCGGTCTTCCTTCTGGGAGACAGGCTGGTATTGCGCTGCCGTGCCGACAGTTACGATACGGTGTTGGGCCCGGACACAGCGGATCAAGGGCTCGCCATGGTTGACCTTGCTGACCGGGTGTTCGCGGGCACGGCGGGCCTCGCATTTGACAACATCGTCTCGCTCAACGCGGCGGGCGCCAAAATGTATCTGACCACCTGCGAACCGGTCGAGGTCGAGCCAGTGAAGGAGCCGGACAACCCGCAATGCGCCTATTTCGTTACGTCTATTGACTTGGCCGGAACCCCATCGGCGGGTCCGAGCGCGAACGTGCCGGGCATCTTCGTCCAGTACGAGCCCGGAAACGGCGTGCTGGCGTTGAGCGACGACCAGTGGCTCGAAGGCGGAGAGTTTCAATCCTACTTGCGGACCGTGCACTGGGATGGCGCGGAAGAGGTTGAATCCCTCGACGAGATTCAACTGTCGGAGGGCACGAGCCAAATGCTCGGGCGCGGGTCAAAGGTGTATCTGGAAACCTATGCCGAAGGACTGAAGTTGTACGCGGTCTCGGTCTCGCCTGACGGTGCGTTGGCGCTGGGCAATCCGGTCTTGGTGACCAAGGACTGGGGGAGCCTTCTGGACGCTTGGGGTTCGAGCGCCTACGTGGTTCTCGGAGGCAACGCCATCGCCCTGTACGACTTCAGCTCCGGCGAGGGCCTGCTCGAGGAAATCGTCCCCGTAATGAGCACACCCTCGAAACTCCGCTTTGGCACGTCGGCGGCCTATGCTTCGACAGGCTACTCCGGCGTTGTCAAACTTCCTCTCTAG
- a CDS encoding acetylornithine transaminase has translation MNTAEIKALNDRYIINTYGERKLAFVKGSGTRLWDADGKEYLDFFAGIAVVSLGHCHPAVTEAICRQAGTLVHVSNLYYIEPQVRLAQLLSAHSFAGRWFFANCGATANESAIKLARRYWAEQGTPKPHIIAAEHSFHGRTLATITATGQKKYQAGFEPMMPGFSHVPYDDVAALEEAITPETGAIILEPIQGEGGVRVPRADYLPAVRRLCDDRGLLLIFDEVQTGMGRTGKLFCHEYAGIAPDIITVAKALGNGVPIGAMGCTEKAASGFAPGMHATTFGGNPLCTAAALATLEVMLADGFFEGVQETGAYFMNALAELAAKHPVIKEVRGKGLMIGVEMRDAVAPVLARMLEAGIVCGPAGPNVLRFVPPLIVTRKDVDRVVSALDAVLGEV, from the coding sequence GTGAACACCGCGGAAATCAAAGCATTAAACGACCGGTATATAATCAACACCTACGGCGAGCGGAAGCTTGCTTTCGTCAAAGGTTCGGGAACCCGCCTGTGGGATGCCGACGGCAAGGAATACCTCGATTTCTTCGCGGGAATCGCCGTGGTCAGCCTGGGCCATTGCCATCCTGCCGTCACGGAAGCCATTTGCCGCCAGGCGGGCACTCTTGTGCACGTGTCGAATCTGTACTACATCGAGCCGCAGGTCCGGTTGGCGCAGCTTCTCAGCGCGCACTCGTTCGCCGGCCGCTGGTTCTTCGCCAACTGCGGCGCCACGGCGAACGAATCGGCCATCAAACTTGCGCGGCGGTACTGGGCGGAACAGGGGACGCCCAAGCCCCATATCATCGCGGCCGAACATTCGTTTCACGGCCGCACGCTGGCCACCATCACCGCCACGGGCCAGAAGAAATACCAGGCAGGATTCGAGCCGATGATGCCCGGGTTCAGCCATGTTCCGTACGACGATGTGGCGGCTCTGGAAGAGGCCATCACCCCCGAAACCGGCGCCATCATCCTCGAGCCCATCCAAGGCGAAGGCGGCGTGCGCGTGCCCCGCGCGGACTATCTGCCCGCTGTCCGGCGTCTGTGTGACGACCGTGGACTGCTGCTGATCTTCGACGAGGTTCAGACCGGCATGGGGCGCACCGGAAAACTGTTTTGTCATGAGTACGCGGGCATAGCACCGGATATCATCACTGTCGCAAAGGCCTTGGGCAACGGTGTCCCTATAGGCGCCATGGGATGCACGGAAAAGGCGGCTTCGGGCTTTGCGCCGGGGATGCATGCCACGACGTTTGGCGGGAACCCCTTGTGCACGGCGGCCGCGCTCGCAACCCTCGAGGTGATGCTCGCAGACGGCTTTTTCGAGGGCGTGCAGGAAACCGGCGCGTATTTCATGAACGCGCTCGCGGAGCTGGCTGCCAAGCACCCGGTGATCAAGGAGGTCCGCGGAAAAGGGCTCATGATCGGCGTCGAGATGCGGGATGCGGTCGCGCCCGTGCTGGCCAGGATGCTCGAGGCCGGCATCGTGTGCGGCCCGGCGGGACCCAACGTCCTGCGTTTTGTGCCGCCGTTGATCGTTACCAGGAAGGACGTCGATCGCGTGGTTTCCGCCCTGGACGCAGTATTGGGAGAGGTCTGA
- a CDS encoding DNA adenine methylase, which yields MRESGRRDSLREQTQLPFVQASDPMRMPGPFLKWAGGKRQLLPELMGRIKRLEGFGRYHEPFVGGGALFFELYRHGALEEPAYLSDNNPNLVAAYEGVKHDVEQVIALLREHKACHCKEHYYAVRATKPESLAARAARIIYLNRTCFNGLFRENSRGEFNVPMGRYKDPRICDEANLLAVSRALQHACIETRPFESALDRAQPEDLIYFDPPYDPVSATASFTAYQKGGFGEAEQRALAVVVRELSARGVHVLLSNSWTPLVIELYSGFALEQVFAKRNVNSRADKRGAVPEALVGNF from the coding sequence ATGCGTGAAAGCGGACGCAGAGACTCGCTGAGAGAACAGACGCAGCTCCCGTTTGTTCAGGCATCCGACCCCATGAGAATGCCCGGACCTTTTCTGAAATGGGCGGGCGGCAAGCGGCAACTGCTTCCTGAACTTATGGGGCGTATCAAGCGCCTGGAAGGATTCGGCCGGTACCACGAACCATTTGTGGGGGGCGGCGCGTTGTTTTTCGAACTGTACCGGCACGGCGCTCTCGAAGAACCCGCGTACCTTTCAGACAACAATCCCAACCTGGTGGCCGCTTACGAAGGGGTGAAGCACGATGTGGAGCAGGTCATCGCTCTGTTGCGCGAACATAAGGCGTGCCACTGCAAAGAACACTACTACGCCGTGCGCGCAACGAAGCCCGAATCGCTGGCTGCCAGGGCCGCGCGGATCATCTACCTCAACCGGACCTGTTTTAACGGTCTTTTCCGCGAGAACAGCCGGGGCGAGTTCAATGTGCCGATGGGCCGTTACAAGGACCCGCGAATCTGCGACGAAGCCAACCTTCTGGCGGTGTCCCGGGCCTTGCAGCATGCTTGTATAGAGACGCGGCCATTCGAATCGGCGCTGGACCGCGCGCAACCCGAAGATCTCATATATTTCGACCCTCCGTATGACCCCGTTTCAGCCACGGCCAGCTTCACGGCCTATCAAAAAGGGGGGTTTGGAGAAGCAGAACAGCGGGCACTGGCGGTGGTTGTCCGGGAATTGAGCGCGCGGGGCGTTCATGTGCTGTTGTCGAATTCGTGGACGCCGCTCGTCATTGAACTCTACAGCGGTTTCGCGCTCGAACAAGTCTTTGCGAAGCGGAACGTCAACAGCCGGGCTGACAAACGAGGCGCCGTACCCGAGGCTCTTGTGGGGAATTTCTGA
- a CDS encoding zinc ribbon domain-containing protein, which translates to MPTYTYECRNCHHTVDVFHAMTKSPRVKCPACGSLRMKRLLGTGAGVIFKGSGFYETDYKNGRTKGKSTEEKPAKGETASKSESASKPESAGKSESSGKKKPDGGKAA; encoded by the coding sequence ATGCCAACGTACACGTACGAGTGCCGCAATTGTCATCACACGGTGGATGTCTTTCACGCGATGACAAAGTCCCCCCGCGTGAAATGCCCGGCCTGCGGCAGTTTGCGCATGAAGCGGCTGCTTGGAACAGGCGCCGGGGTCATCTTTAAAGGTTCCGGCTTCTACGAAACGGACTACAAGAACGGGCGCACAAAAGGCAAGTCGACGGAAGAAAAACCTGCAAAGGGCGAAACTGCCTCCAAGAGCGAAAGCGCTTCGAAACCCGAGAGTGCGGGCAAGTCCGAATCCTCGGGGAAAAAGAAGCCGGATGGCGGGAAAGCGGCGTGA
- a CDS encoding argininosuccinate synthase, translated as MAAKIKKIVLAYSGGLDTSVILKWLQEVYKADVVAFIADIGQGEETAPAVAKAKATGACSVHCEDLREEFVRDFVFPAMRANALYEGRYMLGTSVARPLIAKAQIEVLRKEKADAVAHGATGKGNDQVRFELTYLALEPSVTIIAPWRDPRWELTSRTKMIEYAKTHGIEVPVTLKKPYSCDRNLLHLSFEGGILEDPWAEPPADMFQLTVDPADAPDAPTYVEVAFEEGTPVAVDGQALSPAALLAKLNAVAGANGVGRVDMVENRFVGMKSRGVYETPGGTVLYAAHRAVESITMDREVMLQRDQLSPKIAQLMYNGFWYSPEMKALTAFIDASQHNVTGTARIKLYKGNCTVVGRKAPKSLYDEKISTFEEDQGAYQQADAGAFIRLNALRLRVRNRAGLL; from the coding sequence ATGGCGGCGAAGATAAAGAAGATCGTTTTGGCGTATTCGGGCGGACTTGATACGTCGGTGATTCTCAAGTGGCTCCAGGAAGTCTACAAAGCCGACGTCGTCGCCTTCATCGCGGACATCGGGCAGGGCGAAGAAACCGCGCCGGCTGTCGCGAAGGCCAAGGCGACGGGCGCATGCAGTGTCCATTGCGAAGATTTGCGCGAGGAATTCGTGCGGGACTTCGTGTTCCCCGCGATGCGGGCGAATGCGCTCTACGAGGGGCGCTATATGCTGGGCACGAGTGTGGCGCGCCCGCTGATTGCAAAAGCCCAAATCGAGGTCCTGCGCAAGGAGAAGGCGGACGCCGTAGCTCACGGCGCGACGGGCAAGGGCAACGATCAGGTGCGGTTTGAACTGACCTACCTGGCATTGGAGCCGTCGGTCACGATTATCGCCCCCTGGCGCGACCCCAGATGGGAACTCACCAGCCGCACAAAAATGATAGAGTATGCCAAGACGCACGGCATCGAAGTTCCCGTGACGCTCAAGAAACCGTATTCGTGCGACCGCAACCTGCTCCATCTATCGTTCGAAGGCGGCATCCTCGAAGATCCGTGGGCTGAACCGCCGGCGGATATGTTCCAGCTGACCGTCGATCCCGCGGATGCTCCCGATGCGCCCACGTACGTCGAAGTCGCGTTCGAGGAAGGTACGCCGGTCGCCGTGGACGGCCAGGCGCTTTCGCCGGCCGCGCTGTTGGCCAAGCTCAACGCTGTCGCCGGCGCTAACGGCGTCGGCCGTGTGGATATGGTCGAGAACCGGTTCGTCGGCATGAAATCGCGCGGCGTGTACGAGACACCGGGGGGCACCGTGTTGTATGCTGCTCATCGGGCGGTGGAATCCATCACCATGGACCGCGAGGTGATGCTCCAGCGCGACCAGTTGTCGCCGAAGATCGCCCAGTTGATGTATAACGGATTCTGGTATTCGCCGGAGATGAAAGCCTTGACGGCCTTCATTGATGCGTCGCAACACAACGTGACCGGCACCGCGCGCATCAAGCTGTACAAAGGAAACTGCACGGTGGTTGGCCGGAAGGCGCCGAAATCGTTGTACGACGAGAAGATCTCGACCTTTGAGGAAGATCAGGGGGCCTATCAGCAGGCCGATGCGGGTGCGTTCATCCGGCTGAACGCCCTGCGGCTACGGGTTCGGAACAGGGCAGGATTGCTGTAG
- the argF gene encoding ornithine carbamoyltransferase: MFTDFLSLADLTTANILALLELADLLKADLKAGKREHPLEGQTLAMIFEKPSLRTRVTFETGISQLGGHGIMLETGHIRLGERESVPDVARNLERWVDGIVARTFSHETVEQLAAYARIPVINALTDKLHPCQILADAQALREHKGAFENLKLTFVGDGNNVCASWFHFAARVPLNVTLVCPPGYEVDQDIFRLAQREGKGEVTITHQLEEGLAGADAVYADVWASMGQEAESAERAKAFAGYQVSARVMGMAKPDAVFMHCLPAHRGEEVTNEVMDSPQSIVFDQAENRLHAQKAVMLTLMKKDARGLNRKQKQHAGA, translated from the coding sequence ATGTTTACCGACTTTCTATCTCTGGCCGACCTGACAACCGCCAACATACTCGCATTGCTCGAGCTGGCCGATCTGCTCAAGGCCGATTTGAAAGCGGGCAAACGCGAGCATCCTCTGGAAGGCCAGACCCTCGCCATGATTTTCGAAAAACCCAGTCTGCGGACCCGCGTCACCTTCGAGACCGGCATAAGCCAGCTGGGTGGCCACGGGATCATGTTGGAAACGGGGCATATCCGCTTAGGAGAGCGGGAATCCGTGCCGGATGTGGCCCGCAACCTCGAACGCTGGGTGGACGGCATCGTGGCCCGGACGTTCAGTCATGAGACAGTGGAACAACTTGCGGCCTACGCACGGATACCCGTCATCAATGCGCTTACGGACAAGTTGCATCCCTGCCAGATCCTGGCCGACGCCCAGGCGCTTCGCGAACACAAAGGCGCGTTCGAGAATCTGAAACTCACGTTCGTGGGCGACGGCAACAACGTCTGCGCCTCGTGGTTCCATTTCGCGGCGCGGGTCCCTCTGAACGTAACGCTGGTCTGCCCGCCGGGGTACGAGGTCGATCAAGACATCTTCCGGCTCGCCCAACGCGAGGGCAAGGGCGAGGTGACGATAACTCACCAACTGGAGGAAGGCCTCGCGGGCGCCGACGCCGTGTATGCGGATGTGTGGGCCAGCATGGGGCAGGAAGCCGAGAGCGCCGAGCGCGCCAAAGCCTTCGCCGGCTACCAGGTGAGCGCGCGCGTCATGGGCATGGCCAAACCGGACGCCGTGTTCATGCATTGCCTGCCGGCTCATCGCGGCGAGGAAGTCACCAACGAGGTCATGGACAGCCCGCAATCGATCGTCTTTGACCAGGCAGAGAACCGTCTGCACGCGCAGAAGGCGGTCATGCTCACCCTTATGAAGAAAGACGCCCGTGGTCTGAATCGGAAACAGAAGCAACACGCCGGCGCGTAA
- a CDS encoding response regulator: MAEHSKILVVDDEAVIRELMWDILAEEGYPVEAVSNGRAALDLLQKFDDFVLLFTDIMMPEMDGIQLIREARKLKPTLIPIVMTGFATLETARAAVKEGAYDYVLKPFSLSEIKLAVANALERYHLANENARLREVTELFTYSEQVVRYRDEAALLDFVLKAALERVGAKRGSIMLTTRDGRALEVAASVGLPEEATRDSVSIGKGISGWVAQHASPLLVEDIGKEPEIKSRSRHLKDASFISVPLERKAPVDGWRYPAPAGNGPRVLAVLNVSSKENGRQFNEGDLKTLNVLANHASIAIENVRLINDIEQSHLSTLTSMALLIEAKDPYTHGHSQRVRDLSVLAARRLGLPQPEIDLLNLGAGLHDIGKIGVNDGILNKCEPLSDQEWDMIRLHPIIGYDVLEPVHFLTKGHLALVRYHHERVDGNGYPDGLAGDQLPEIVRILTVADAFDAMSSSRAYRRGMPSDHIVQELRRCSNAQFDARIVNLFIDMLQTGEVSLTG; encoded by the coding sequence ATGGCCGAACATTCCAAGATTCTGGTTGTGGATGACGAGGCGGTCATCCGCGAGCTAATGTGGGATATTCTTGCGGAAGAGGGCTATCCCGTCGAGGCAGTGTCTAATGGCCGGGCAGCATTGGACTTACTACAGAAATTCGATGATTTTGTCCTGCTTTTTACGGACATTATGATGCCCGAGATGGACGGCATCCAGCTGATCCGTGAAGCCCGCAAACTGAAGCCCACCCTGATCCCCATTGTCATGACCGGTTTCGCCACGCTTGAGACCGCCCGGGCAGCCGTTAAGGAAGGCGCTTACGATTACGTTCTTAAACCTTTCAGTCTCAGTGAGATAAAGCTGGCGGTCGCCAATGCCCTTGAACGATATCATCTGGCCAACGAGAACGCGCGTCTCCGTGAAGTGACGGAGTTGTTCACCTACAGCGAGCAAGTTGTCCGGTATCGTGATGAAGCGGCCTTGCTGGATTTCGTGCTCAAAGCCGCCTTGGAGCGTGTGGGTGCCAAGCGGGGCTCGATCATGCTCACCACCCGCGACGGGCGCGCCCTTGAAGTCGCTGCCAGCGTGGGACTGCCCGAAGAGGCGACCCGCGATTCGGTAAGCATCGGGAAAGGCATATCGGGGTGGGTCGCCCAGCATGCGTCGCCCCTTCTGGTTGAAGATATCGGCAAGGAACCTGAGATCAAGAGCAGGAGCCGCCATCTCAAAGATGCCTCATTTATCTCCGTGCCGCTGGAACGCAAAGCCCCCGTCGATGGCTGGCGGTATCCGGCGCCCGCCGGGAACGGTCCCCGGGTGCTCGCGGTGTTGAATGTCAGCAGCAAGGAAAACGGGCGCCAGTTCAACGAGGGAGACCTGAAAACCCTGAACGTTCTGGCCAATCACGCCTCGATTGCCATCGAAAACGTGCGCCTGATCAACGATATCGAACAATCGCACCTATCCACGCTCACCTCGATGGCGCTCCTGATTGAAGCAAAAGATCCCTATACCCACGGACACAGCCAGCGGGTGCGGGACCTGTCGGTGTTGGCCGCGCGGCGCCTCGGGCTGCCTCAACCCGAAATAGACCTGCTCAACCTCGGGGCAGGGCTGCATGATATCGGCAAGATCGGCGTCAACGACGGCATTCTCAACAAATGCGAGCCGCTCTCCGATCAGGAATGGGATATGATACGCCTCCATCCCATTATTGGATATGACGTGTTGGAACCCGTCCACTTCCTCACCAAAGGCCACCTCGCTCTTGTCCGTTATCATCACGAGCGCGTCGATGGTAACGGGTATCCCGATGGATTGGCCGGCGACCAGCTCCCTGAAATCGTGCGCATCCTGACCGTGGCAGACGCCTTCGATGCCATGTCGAGCAGCCGGGCGTACCGGCGCGGCATGCCGAGCGACCACATTGTTCAGGAATTACGGCGCTGCTCGAACGCTCAATTCGATGCCCGCATCGTCAATCTGTTCATCGACATGCTCCAGACGGGAGAGGTGAGTCTTACGGGCTGA